The genomic DNA ATTCTCTAAAACTGACCAGTTAATTTAAGTATGCTTTCTAGTATTATGAAAAATTAGTGAAAATTATGAAATCTGATGTTACTGAAAGACAAAAGGGTTAAGATATGGCTGAAAGTTTgagatattttaacatttattaaaattaacattcATTGTAGGATTTAAGAATATTCCTTATGGCCTATATAAAAAGTCTCAATGTGGGTTAATTAAATAGTGGTTTGTTGGTTTATTGTTtaagttaatttatatatttttagctaCCAAATTATTTTCTGGAGTGATggccaacaaaacaaaacttccccACAAATAAGCATCCAATAGGAGGTTTCTCACACTTTGTATTAAATGTTTTGCCAGTTTTACTAGTTTTGCTATTTGTTgtttcaaaaaaaactaaatttattcTTCTGTTTATGGTCCTATTCATGtgattttaatgttctttttcttgtggactaaatattaaaaattaagactAATACTAGCTTTTTCTCATAAAGGATAAATAGtcaattaaatttattaatcCACTTATTAGATAAAAAGGAAACTTATCCTCATCTGAATCTCAAAATGTATTTACAAGTTAAAATATTCTTTGGTGAAGATAGTTATTTGCATTTGTGCCTAATTCTCTGGTACTAACTGTAGTCTACATTTATACATTGTGTCTGAATGCTGGTTTTGTGGCTTCACTagctccctttttctctctccttttttatcCTGTCTTTTGCTGCTGCTTTCCACCTTCTGTCCAGCTCCATCTTCAGACAGCTCCCTGTATAATGCTCCACTTCCTGAGTATTCCAGTTGCCAGCCTCCTTCAGCACCTCCTCCATCATACGCTAAAGTCATCTCAGCTCCAGTGTCAGATGCCACTCCTGATTATGCTGTAGTGACTGCTTTGCCACCTACTTCCACACCCCCTACACCACCACTGCGACACTCAGCGACACGTTTTGCAACATCTTTAGGTTCAGCCTTCCACCCTGTTCTTCCCCATTACGCTACAGCTCCTCGTCCTCTGAACAAAAACTCTCGACCTTCTTCTCCTGTGAACACAccctcttctcagcctccagctACGAAGCCCTGTGCCTGGTCTACTTCCAATTTTTcgcccctccctccatctcctccaATAATGATTAGCAGCCCCCCAGGCAAAGCTACTGGTCCAAGGCCTGTCCTCCCTGTTTGTGTTTCTTCTCCTGTGCCCCAAATGCCTCCATCACCGACAGCACCCAATGGGCTGGTTGACTCTGTAACATATCCAGTGTCTCCACCGCCTACCTCAGGGCCAGCAGCTCCTCCGCCGCCGCCTCCACTGCCTTCCCTCGCATCACTGTCACACTGTGGATCTCaagcttctcctcctccaagcaCCCCTATTGCCTCAACTCCCTCATCCAAGCCTAGtgttctcccttctccctctgcaGCTGCCCCTGCCTCTGTTGAGACTCCTCTAAACTCTGTGCTGGGAGACTCTTCTGCTTCTGAGCCAGGCTTGCAGGCAGCCTCTCAGCAGGCCGAGACTCCAGCCCAACAGGGTAAGGCTTTCATTATTGCTACTAACAGCAAATCACTTGAAAATGTTATCTAGCAGCAACTTTAATTGCCTGAATGGATGAGTAGGAAGTTTTTGATCCTTGAACATTTATATGCCATAATgccatgggtttttttttttttttaatttaaaaaattaaagtagaaaagaaattattttcctgttggaTTAATTGCATTTGGAGGAATTTTCATATTGAACTACGTTTTGATATCTTTTGTAGTATTACAGTTAAAGATGTTTTCTAGTATTTAAGAGCCCTCATAATacgtttctttctttattttgagacagagtcttgctgtgttgcccaggctggagtacaggagcttaatctcagcttactgcaacctccacctcccggtttccagcgattctcctgccttagacagccaagtagctggggttataggcacatgccaccacacccggctaattgtatttttagtacagatggggttttgccatgttggctaggctgatcttgaactcctgacctcatgtaatctgccccagttggcctcccaaagtgttgggattataggtttgagccaccagcCAATACATTTCTTTCACTGGGAAAACTTCGCTTGACACATTAATCTACCACACAATACATACATGATCTaaattgtcttcttttattttctgggagACTTAGATATATTTAGTGCCTGTAGATATATTTAATGGCTGTAGTCATTAGATACATCATCCCAGAGTTTCCTTTGGAGCAGTTCTGATCTTGGGCCCTAGTTCGTTCTTGCCTTTCCTATATTAGATTCCCCATGTTGGACTTTTTCAGGGTAGGTGTCACCCTAATCCTTGGATCATTATGACTTTGCAGGAGGAGTAGAGAGGATTGCAGGCTTCATATATGTCCTATAGGGTTCCAAGGTCCAAAATTACAATAAGAAGTGGCCTGAAGGGGTAATGAGGAGAGAATAGCATCCTCTGCAGTTATTCTCCCCACCCCTACCTGTTTTTATGGTAACAGGGAAGGGAGGATGTAATCTCTAAGTGGATTATTTGTAAGTAGAAAAGGACCTGGTTCTGTAAGTAAATAAGATGCTTGGCAaccctagtttttaaaaatatgatttaaggAGGATTGCAGAAAGAAAGCTGAAAACAAATTTGTACTTAAAGAAACATCGCAAGGCTTGTTAttgctgtatatatatttttgttgtcattgttgacTTATCAAATTTGCTTAAAAGGTGAATCAGAATTCTAAAATGTCCAATTTGGTTTCACTGTGACAAAAAATGGGCACAGCCAGCTGACAAAGTGACCTGCTGTACCCTCAGAACTCTAACAACCCCTACAGAAGGGACAGGCTATTTCTAGATGCTTCTTTGAACAATTGATATTTTCTGCTTGTGCAAAGGCTCAAGCTGAAAAAGTTAGTATTTACCACCAGTATGCAAAATAGCATTTTATTCATTCTGAAAACACCCTTTTTAAACCTTAACAAAAGGAGCACCTACTATTTCAGTATTCTGTTATTAAATAAATTCTTGTTCACTCTGTGATTTTATGAGAATTGAACATTTCTCTTCTTGCTCCCTATTTTGTGGGATAAAACAACTCTGTACTTCAAATTCTATGGTATTTAAttatttctgaatattattttGAGGTTTTACTTTGTGCTAGTAAACTCCTTTACTTCAGTGCTTCTCAACCTTGCCTATGCATTAAATTTAAATgcgaagtttttaaaaaaaaaatactgcagcCTGGGATTTACTACTCCTTCATGTTTTTAATCCAGCCACTTTAAGTGTAAACAACTAAATATATGTGTTCACTATTACTGAATTTACTGTCTCAACACTTAAGGTTAATGTGGATTATTTTGGGTCTGTTATTTCAAGTAGTACTAACTGCCATCATATATACTAGTTTGTTTTTTCAGGGATGCTTAACTCCCaaattttataagtatttattttgtttatataccacaaccccatgaaaaaaaaaatcttaattagaCATCTATTGCATCATTCTATTACTAAAGCTCTAATATTAAAGTAGTTATGTACACTTGGATCTTCCTTACATTTCAGTATCTTTCAAAAACTGATCTAGACTTACACAACTATGATAAATTGAACTCATTAAGTAAATACATGTGTCAGTTTAATTTAGCATGGGACTCTCTGTACCTTCCCACATAAAATAATTTCACCCAGCTGTATTTTTGATAGTCTGactttgcatttttctctctcaGGCCTTGTCTTGGGACCActtgcacctccacctcctccaccacTCCTACCAGGGCCTGCACAGGCTTCAGTAgcactccctcctcccccagggccccctccacctcctccactcCCATCCACTGGGCCTCCaccaccccctcctccccctcctctccctaaTCAAgtaccccctcctcctccaccgcctcctgcccctcccctccctgcatctGGATTCTTTTCGGGATCCATGTCAGAAGACAATCGCCCATTAACTGGACTTGCAGCTGCAATTGCCGGAGCAAAACTTAGGAAAGTGTCACGGGTAAATAcatttctgaagttttttttattttttaatgtcttattcTTTCTAAATATCTAAAATACAGACTTTAttgtattctaattttatgaattGTTAGGAACTTCATcgatttaaaaaatggaaataatttacccaggtgtggtgtctcacacttgtATAGTCCCTgaattctgggaggctgaggtgagcagatcacctgaggtcaggagttcaagaccaggctggccaacatggtgaaactctgtctcactaaaaatacaaaaattagccaggtatggtggtgcatgcctataatcccagctgctctggagactgaggcaggagaatcacttgaacctgggaggtagaagttgcagtgatctgagatcctgccattgcactccagtctgaataacagaatgagacatcatctcaaaaaataaattaaaaactgaaataatttaaatttatagtgAAGTTGCaagaataatataaataactTCTATAATATCATCACCTAGATTTACCCATTAACATTTTACCAGTATTTGCTTTATTATTCCTTCTTTGGCTATGCTTCCTTCATTACACATgctctttatttgtttgtttgtttttgagatgcagtttcactcttgttgcccaggctggagtgcagtggcactatctcagctcactgaaacctctacctcctgggctctagtgattctgcctcagcctccttaatagctgggattacaggcgcctactaccatgcccggctaattattgtagttttagtagagatggggtttccgcagtgttgatcaggctggtcttgaaatcctgacctcacgtgatcctcctgcctcagcctcccaaagtgctgggattgcaggtatgagccactgcatcctgtCTACACGTGCAGTTTTGTCTGAATGATTTTAGAGTAACTCAGAGACATCaggcttctattttctttcttttttttcgagatggagtcttgctctgttccccaggctggagtgcggtggcgcaatcttggctcactgcaacctccaccccctgggttcaagcaattctcctgcctcagcctcccaagcagctgggactacaggcgcacaccaccacgcccagctaattttttgtattttttttagtacagacagggtttcaccatattggccaggctggtctcaaactgctgaccttgtgatccacttgcctcgacctcacaaagtgctgagattaaaggcatgagccaccacgcccagcccaggctTCTATTTTCTAAGTACCTCAGTGTGAATTTTATAAGAACAAGAACATTTATTTACCTGCATAACTGGTAGTATaattatcaaaatcaggaaagtTAACATTGGTAAAATACTGTAATCTACAAATGTGTCAATATTTAAATTTCATCTATAGTCCC from Callithrix jacchus isolate 240 chromosome 19, calJac240_pri, whole genome shotgun sequence includes the following:
- the ENAH gene encoding protein enabled homolog isoform X14, producing the protein MRVYSPPTGLQRQDGPKVDRLLLQLQEQQRQKELERERLERERMERERLERERLERERLERERLEQEQLERERQERERQERLERQERLDRERQERQERERLERLERERQERERQEQLEREQLEWERERRISNAAPSSDSSLYNAPLPEYSSCQPPSAPPPSYAKVISAPVSDATPDYAVVTALPPTSTPPTPPLRHSATRFATSLGSAFHPVLPHYATAPRPLNKNSRPSSPVNTPSSQPPATKPCAWSTSNFSPLPPSPPIMISSPPGKATGPRPVLPVCVSSPVPQMPPSPTAPNGLVDSVTYPVSPPPTSGPAAPPPPPPLPSLASLSHCGSQASPPPSTPIASTPSSKPSVLPSPSAAAPASVETPLNSVLGDSSASEPGLQAASQQAETPAQQGLVLGPLAPPPPPPLLPGPAQASVALPPPPGPPPPPPLPSTGPPPPPPPPPLPNQVPPPPPPPPAPPLPASGFFSGSMSEDNRPLTGLAAAIAGAKLRKVSRMEDASFPSGGNAVGVNSASSKTDTGRGNGPLPLGGSGLMEEMSALLARRRRIAEKGSTIETEQKEDKGEDSEPVTSKVSSTSTPEPTRKPWERTNTMNGSKSPVISRPKSTPLSQPSANGVQTEGLDYDRLKQDILDEMRKELAKLKEELIDAIRQELSKSNTA
- the ENAH gene encoding protein enabled homolog isoform X13: MRVYSPPTGLQRQDGPKVDRLLLQLQEQQRQKELERERLERERMERERLERERLERERLERERLEQEQLERERQERERQERLERQERLDRERQERQERERLERLERERQERERQEQLEREQLEWERERRISNAAPSSDSSLYNAPLPEYSSCQPPSAPPPSYAKVISAPVSDATPDYAVVTALPPTSTPPTPPLRHSATRFATSLGSAFHPVLPHYATAPRPLNKNSRPSSPVNTPSSQPPATKPCAWSTSNFSPLPPSPPIMISSPPGKATGPRPVLPVCVSSPVPQMPPSPTAPNGLVDSVTYPVSPPPTSGPAAPPPPPPLPSLASLSHCGSQASPPPSTPIASTPSSKPSVLPSPSAAAPASVETPLNSVLGDSSASEPGLQAASQQAETPAQQGLVLGPLAPPPPPPLLPGPAQASVALPPPPGPPPPPPLPSTGPPPPPPPPPLPNQVPPPPPPPPAPPLPASGFFSGSMSEDNRPLTGLAAAIAGAKLRKVSRMEDASFPSGGNAVGVNSASSKTDTGRGNGPLPLGGSGLMEEMSALLARRRRIAEKGSTIETEQKEDKGEDSEPVTSKVSSTSTPEPTRKPWERTNTMNGSKSPVISRRDSPRKNQIVFDNRSYDSLHRPKSTPLSQPSANGVQTEGLDYDRLKQDILDEMRKELAKLKEELIDAIRQELSKSNTA